The window CGGCGTCGGGTCGTGCTCCCGGAGCCAGTCGACGGTCGTGTCGACGGGCTCGGTCACCGTCGCGAGGCTCTCGTCTTCGCGCCGGAGTGCACTCTCCATCACCGACAGCTCCGAGCGTCGGCGGCTCGCCTCCGCGAGCACGCCCCGCTGGAGCTGTGGGGTGAGCCGACCGCCGCCGTCGGCGGCCGCGAGCGCCACGGCCACCTCGTCGGACAGCTCCGCCGCGATCGCCTCGTGGACCGTGTCGTGGCTGTCACCCGGGTCGCCCGCAGCGTCGCCGAGGCAGTCGGCGAACGCACGTCGCACGGTGCGACAGCCGCCGCCCGAGGCGCGTGTGTCCACGTCCGTCCCGACGCCGCCGAGGCCCCCGCCGGGCGTCGCCGGCGACACTCCCGGCCCGTCGGGGGAGCCGGGCTGGCCCGGGTCGGCCGGCTCCAACGACTGGACGCGGTCGCGGAACTCGTCTAACGCCGACAGCTTCCGTTTCGTGCGCTCCCTCTCGGCCGCGACCCGATCGCGGGCGGTGTCGATCTCCGTCCGGACGCCGGCCCCGTCTGTCACGTCTCGTCACCCCGCGGCTCCAACGACGGGTGTGTCTCCTGTGGCTCCGGGTGTGGCTCCGCGAACGTCTCGCGGGTCGCCGTCCGGGCGGTCTCCCCCCGGCGCTCGCGTTCTGCGGCGTCGATCTCCTCACAGCCCGGCGGTACCTCGCGGCCGCGGTCGGTGAAGTAGCCGGCCGGTGTCACCCAGTCGTGGTAGAACGGCTCGTCGGAGTCCTCCAACACCGTCACCGCGACCTCGGCACCGTGGCCGGCACAGACGGCCGCCTGGTGTGGCTTGCCCGCCAGCCGTCCGGCCGCGTACAACCCCGGAACGCCCGTCCGGCCGCGCTCGTCCGTCTCGACGAACGTCTTCCCGTGCTCCCGGAGATCGACGCCGACGCCGTCGAGGTAGCCGACCGCGTTCTTCGTCGCCGCGACGATCCGATTCGTCGTGAGCACTGTCGTGTCGTTCGGCTCGTCGCCTGCGTCGCCGTCGGTCGCGTCGGTCGCGTCGGTCGCGTCGGTCGCGTCGGTCGCGTCGCTATCGCCAACGTCGCGGGTGTTACCGTCGTCCGTCTCGTCGTTCGGGTCGCCCGCGTCGCTCGTGCCGTCCTCTGGGTCGCCGCCGGCGACGGTCACCCGGAAGCCGTCCTCGACCGCGGTCACGTCGGTCACGCGGCCGGTGGCGTGGGTCGCGCCGGCCGTCGCGGCCTGCTCGGTCTGGAGACTCAGGAGTCGTCTGGGGTCCACACCGTCCGGGAACCCCGGGAAGTTCTCCAGGTGTGCGTTACGACGGAGGATCGACCCCCCGGCGTCCACCACCAGCGTCGCCTCGTCTGCCCGTGCGAGGAACGTCGCCGCCGTCAGTCCGGCGACACCACCGCCGACGACGACGGCGTCCCACGCTCGGTCGCTCGTCTCCTCGTCCATACGTTTTAGGCTTGCCTAAAGACACGAGTGTCTTTCGGTCGGTCGTGGGGGGACGGGTGAGGCGACGGCGCCGCCGCACCGCAGGAGAGATACGGCCGGCGCCCTTGGCACGGACGTGACACGTACAGAGACGAAGCCGGCCACGCTGGCCGTCGAGTCGTGGGCCTACGAGACCGCGAACCTCCCGCGAGTGCTCCCGGACGGGTGGACCCACTTCGAGATGATCGCCGTCGCCCTCGAAGTCGAGGTCGACGGGGTCGTCGCCGTCGACCCGGACCCGGACGGTGCCGTCGGCAGTGCCACACACTGGTACGACGCGACCGTGACGACGGACGCGACCGACCACGATCACGTCCGGGTCGCGTCCGTCGGGAACGACGACGGAGGCGACGACGGCACCGAGGGAGACGGCGCGGGCGACGAGTCCGCCGACGCCGACGCGGGGAGTGACCCCGACGAGAGCACGCAGACGACGCTCGGCCACGACGGGGAGACGACGACCGAGGAGTTCGACGTGAACGACGCGTTGGATCGGTTGTGACACCGACTGCGAGCGACCCGAACCCTCGTCAACGACCCTCGTCCAGTCGCCAACGGAGCGGAAACGCACCGTCCTCGCCGTAGAACGCCAGTTCGATCTCGGTCGCCGAGAACTCGGCTGGCAACAACCCGACGTACCAGACGCGACCGGTCTCGCCAGGGACCAGTGCGTACCCACTGGTGAGCCCCTGTTTGAAGTGGCCGACCCGTTCGAGTTCGTAGACCGGCTGGTCGCGTCCCGGCCACGGAATCGAGCCGAGAACGTCGTACTGCCCACAGTCGGCAGTGACGTACTCGAACGTCCGGACTTCGGTCCACTCGTCACGTCTGTGGGAGAGATTCGTCACCTCGAACTCCGTGATGACGTACTGTCTGTCGGAGAGTCGGTACGTCTCCTCCGTGTGATCGAGCCCGTACGTCTGTGTCAGCGTCGCTCGCCTCGCCGTGAGTTCGAACGTGTCGATCTCGACAGGCTCCCCGAACGCGGGGTACCGAGTCCCCTCGCCGAAACAGAGGTCCGGCGTCGGCGTCCACTCCTCGGTCGGGCTGTCGGTCGGAGCCGTCGGCTCGGTGGCGGCGTCCGTCTGGGCCGGTGTCTGGGTGTCGCGCTCCGTCGCCGTCGGCGCCGACCTGTCAGTCTCCGTCGGTGTCGCCTGCGCCGTCGACGTCTGGGTGTCCCGCTCCGTCGTGTGACTCGTTCGCCGGGACTCCGTCGTGGTCGACTGACTGCTCCCGCCGCCGAGACAGCCGGCGCTCGTCGCCGCTGCTGCGCCCACGAGACGGAGGAGTCGTCTTCTGTTCACGGGATCTAGCTCGGATAGAGTAGTAGTTCAGAGTTTCGCTACGTCTAGTTTCCCGTGGTTCTTCAGCGTCACCGTCGGTACCGCCTGAACCGTCGTCGAGTCGAACTCCGTCTTCACCCCCCACTCGTGTTCCGGGACACCCTCGACGGCGACCACCTCGTCCGTCTCGTGTCGAGTGGTCACGGTCAGTTCGACGGGGTCGAGTTCGAGCCTGCGCCGTTCTCCCGACGAGAGCGTCACCCGGTCGCCTTCGACGACTACCATCGGCTCCTGCGTTGGGCCGCGGGCGCGAGCGACGACGGTCGGCGGTCTGATCGGCTCCGCCAGACTCACCGACCGCCGAACGATTCGGTTCCGTGACAGTTCGGTGGGGACGCGCTGCACCTTCGGTCCGGAGATTCGTTCCGGTGGTGCGTGTACGTCGACCGCTCCGAAGACAGTGTGTTGCTGCTCGAACAGGTCGTCGACCCGATCGGGAACGTGACGGTGGACGACGACCCGCTCGCCGGGTTCGACGGTGTAGAGGTAGTCGCCGTCGACCTCGGTGGCGAAGTAGTCGGGGCCGTCTGGGAGTTCGTACTGAACCCCGACGTCGACCGTTCGCGTCGGGGCGTGGCCCGTCGGCTCCGCCTCCGCGAGTCTCGCGCCGCCGATCACCGCACCGCCGACGCCGGCCGCGCCGACGGAACGGAGAACTTCGCGACGACCGACGCCGTCGGTCACGACGAACACCCCCCTTCGAGCGTCGGCTGGTCGTTGCACGTCGAGTCGTACGCGATGTCCTCGACCGCCTTCTTCGTACACTCGGAGAGACTCGCCGTGTACGTGTCACCGTAGTCCGACGCACTCCCGTTGCACGTCTCCGACGGGTCGAACTCCAGTTCGTGGTACGCCAACATCGGCGTGACCTCGTAGGCGCTGTTGATCCGACCCAGCGAGTGTTCGTCGATGTGGTCGATTCCGCCCCCGTCGTGATCGTACAGTCGTGACTTCACGTCCGGGTGGGTCCACATGATGAACTGGTGGAGCGGCTCCTGAACGGCACCGGCCTTGACCTTGCTCGACTGAGTGGAACAGGTCGCGCTCGTCCAGCACATCCGGCCCGTCGAGAATGCAGAGCCCTCCGTGCTCGAACCACAGTCGTCGCCGGCCCCGCCCGAGACCTCTTCCGTCTTACACTCCCCGTTGTGGACGAGCGTGTGGGCGCCGATCACCGAGAACAGATCGTCACCGGTTCCGTTCGGGTTCGGACACCCCGGGCTCGCAGACCCGTCCAAGAACTCCCTGAACGCTCCCCCGATGTCACCGTCCGTGCTCACGCACGGGTAGTAGTAGTCGTCTGCGTGGAATCGGTAAATCTTGTAGTAGTTGATCGCACCGTGCGCGAGCAGTTCCTCCAGTGCGGTCTGGAGTGCGCTCACGAGCGTCGACGACGTGTCCTGTACGTACTGTTCGACCGACGAGCTGTTGGGATACAGGCGAACGTACGCGCGCCTGTTGTCCGCACACTCGTCACCGCCGTCGGTGACAGTATGATAGATCGATCCCACACTTCGTAGAAGACCACCTGTCTTCTTATACCTTTTGTTCTTTCTCGTATATTAATTGGTGATGACATTCAACAACAGTCGACACCCACTCACTCCACGTCGGTCCGTTCGACCGCCGCGGCGACCACCAACGCGAACGGTAACCCGACGGCGAGCGTGCCGAGCGCGGTCCCGACGACCACCGGCAGCCCGAGCAGTGCCGGGAGACTGACGGCGGTGTTCGCGGCGACGCCGACGGCGACGAGCGTGACGGTGAACGTCCACGGCTGGCGGCCGGTCAGTCGGATGGAGCGGGCCAGTGCACGCGGCAACGACAGGCCTTCGACGAGCGCGGCGGGAGTGAGCAGTGTCAGCCCGCCGAGGAACGTCCCGACGAAGAACAGCCCGTGCGCCAGGATGCCGCGAGTGACGGCGACGGCAGTCAGTGCCGTCGCGGCGGCGACCACGAGCAGTTCGAACGCGGCGATCTGTGGCGCCGCCCACGCCACCCGGCGGGGCAGCGAGCCGTCGACGGTCGGCCCGAACGGCGCGCGGTGGATCACGACCGTCGTCGCGGCCGCGCCGGCGACCGCCGTCCCGCCGGCGGCCACGAGGAACCACGCGAGCGACGCGGGCGCCAGCCCGAGCGTCGCCCACGGTGTCGTCCAGACGGGGCTCACCACGCCCGGGGCGGGCTGGGTGTAGACGTTCGTCCACCCCCCCGAGACGGCGGTGGAGACGCGGACGGGGAGGGGACCGACGAGCCGGAGCGCGTCGGCGACGGCGCCGACGACCGCGGCGACCAGAAACGGGACGGCCAGGCGCGGCCGGCGCCGCAGCGTCGTGACGGCGTCGCGGACGAACAGGAGGAAGTCCGAACGCACCACGCTACGTCCCTCCCAGCGCGTAGACGGTCCCGTCGCCGACGACGTACAGCGCGTCGTCGTCGATCGCGGGCGTCCCGAGCGCCGCCGCGCCGTCGACGTCCGTCCGGAACTGTCGGCTGCCGTCGGCCGCCGCGTGTGCGGCGACACCGCCCCCGTCGCCGTAGTACAACAGCCCGTCGGCGAGCACAGGCGTTCCAGACAGCCGGGCGACGACCACGCGCCACTGGCGCTCGCCCGTGGCGGCGTCGAACGCCGACAGCGCCGTCTCGTTGCCGCCACCGGGGTTGATCGGGAGGTACACCGAGCCGTCGCCGACGGTGATCGCCTGGCGCGTCGCCGGGTCGAAGCGCCCTTCGAACGGTGTGCGCCACAGTTGCGTCCCGTCGGCGTGGTCCAGCCCGACGAGAGCGTTCGGCGTGACGGTGACGACCGCGTCCGGCGCGCCGACGACCGCCGCCGGCGATCGAACGTCGTCGTCGAGACCGTGGGTCCAGACGCGCCGTCCCCCTGCCAGCTCGAAGCCGTAGACGGTGCCACGCAGCGACCCCACGTACACCCGGCCGTCGTAGACGGACGGGCGCCCGAACGGCACCGGATCGCCGTCGTCCGTCTCGCGGTGTCGCCACAGCGTCCGGCCGCTCCCGGTGTCGACGGCGACGACTCCGCCGAACGCTCGCCGCTCGGTGACGTTCTCGACGTAGAACCGGCCGCCGAAGAGGACGCGGTCGCCGGCCGCGACGGGCGCGACCGGGGAGTCCATGTCCCAGGGCGTCACGGCCCCGGGCGGTCCGGGGTAGCGCCACCGCCAGCGCGTCCGGGGACCGGCCACGGGGTCGGCGTTGACCGCGACGAACGCGCCCAGGAACTCCGGCCCCAGCAGCGTCTCGCTCGCGTGGGTGTTGCGGAGCCCGACGACCGTCGCGTTCCGGTAGCCGTCGGAGACGGCCACGGCCGGCGTCGACCGGAACGAGACGCCGTCGCGGTCCACGGCACCCGTCGCCGTCTCCACCCTCACCGGCGTGTCCTGCGCGGGGTAGATCCGACCGCCGTACACGATCGGCTCCTGGCCGGGGGAGATCTCGTCTGCGGTCGCCCGCCACAGTAGCTCCGGGTCGTCCGTCGGTGCGCCGCTCGCGGTCGTGTGGTAGCTCCCCGCCGGGTCGCCGCCCCGCGTCGGCCACTCCGTCTCGGTCGGGGGGTCGTCCGCGTCCGGGACCACTCCGCCACAGCCCGCCGTCGCCGCCGTCAGCCCGGCCGCGAGGAGGCCACGACGCGTCGGCTGTCGTGTCACGGTCTCGTCTCCGTCGGGAGGGATTTAAATTGGGCGGGAGTGGCTCTGCGGTGGAGTCGGACGGTGAGTGGGTGACCGCCGACTCGGTCGTCGTCCGCACCCGTCCCGCACAGCGCGGCGACGAGGGGCGTCGACGGCTCGCGGCGACGGGAGGGACCGACGGCTCTCGGCGACGGGGGAGCGCCGACAGTTCTCGGTCCCCCACACCACCGGATTCATGTCCTCGCCTCGGTAACGACCGGCAGAGTTGACCACGAGCGACGAGGCGGACGGGACCGACGCGGCGAGCGACAGCCCGTTGTCGAGCGACCTCGAGACGAGACAGAAGCTAGTCGAGCTCGTCGACCGCGGCCACCTCACGGAGTCGGAGGCGGAACGGCTCTGTGCCGGGCTGGAGCGTGTGGAGGGGGCCGAGAGTGACGGGAACACGAGCGACGCTGACGACGATACGGGCGGCAGCGACACGAGCGACGAC of the Halobaculum sp. MBLA0143 genome contains:
- a CDS encoding FAD-binding protein, translated to MDEETSDRAWDAVVVGGGVAGLTAATFLARADEATLVVDAGGSILRRNAHLENFPGFPDGVDPRRLLSLQTEQAATAGATHATGRVTDVTAVEDGFRVTVAGGDPEDGTSDAGDPNDETDDGNTRDVGDSDATDATDATDATDATDGDAGDEPNDTTVLTTNRIVAATKNAVGYLDGVGVDLREHGKTFVETDERGRTGVPGLYAAGRLAGKPHQAAVCAGHGAEVAVTVLEDSDEPFYHDWVTPAGYFTDRGREVPPGCEEIDAAERERRGETARTATRETFAEPHPEPQETHPSLEPRGDET
- a CDS encoding PQQ-binding-like beta-propeller repeat protein, which encodes MTRQPTRRGLLAAGLTAATAGCGGVVPDADDPPTETEWPTRGGDPAGSYHTTASGAPTDDPELLWRATADEISPGQEPIVYGGRIYPAQDTPVRVETATGAVDRDGVSFRSTPAVAVSDGYRNATVVGLRNTHASETLLGPEFLGAFVAVNADPVAGPRTRWRWRYPGPPGAVTPWDMDSPVAPVAAGDRVLFGGRFYVENVTERRAFGGVVAVDTGSGRTLWRHRETDDGDPVPFGRPSVYDGRVYVGSLRGTVYGFELAGGRRVWTHGLDDDVRSPAAVVGAPDAVVTVTPNALVGLDHADGTQLWRTPFEGRFDPATRQAITVGDGSVYLPINPGGGNETALSAFDAATGERQWRVVVARLSGTPVLADGLLYYGDGGGVAAHAAADGSRQFRTDVDGAAALGTPAIDDDALYVVGDGTVYALGGT